CTCCAGCAGCGCGTTCACGAACCGCCGCTTCTCCGAGGCGGTGAGCCGGGTGATGTTCTTACGCGTGTACGCCACCGTGCTCTCCCCCCGTGTAGGAGCCCGCGTACGGGGCGCCCGCGCCGACCGGGCCGGGAGCCAGGTCGCGCAGCCGCCGCCCCGGCCCCATCTCGTCGACGGCGCCACGGGCCGCCTCCAGGGGGGTGCGGTACGAGCCGTAGTGGTCGACCATGCTCAGCCAGGTGCCGTCGGCGCGGCGCATCAGGTGCAGCGGGCGGCCGTCCACCGTGACGTACCACTGGCCGGTGCCGCCGGCGCCGCGCTCCGGGGTCCACACCCCGCGGATGCGCCGGCCGCGGTAGGTCTCGTCGAAGGCGGTGCCGCCCGGGGTGCTCCACGGGCTGGTCCCGGTCCCGGCGGCGGTGCCCGGGGGCCGGGAGGCGGCGGTCACCGGGGCCAGCGCGGCGACGGCGGCGCAGGTGAGCAGCCGGCGCGTCACCTCCCGCCGTGTGCTGCCTCCGGTGTCCGCCGCGCCCGCGACCGCGCCGCCGGTGCCGTCCGCCGCCGTGCTGCCCGCCTGTGCCGGTGTTCCGCCGTTGCCTGAGCGCATGGCCCGTCTCCTCGTCCGGTTCGGTCGCCCGAGCCGTCTCTCCGTCGCCGTGGGTCCGCGACCGTCTGTCGGTGGCCGTATGTCCGTAGCCGTTTGTCCGCGGTGGTAACCACGGCGGACGGCGGACGGTCACCGGGATACGGCCGGATGGCGGTCGGGGGACGCCCGTGCGGGCGGCGGGAGGAGGGAGGAGGGAGGAGGGACTACAGGCCCTGACCGGCCGTCAGGTCGGCTCCGGGCACGGCCTGGAGCGCGGGGGCGAGGACGCCCAGTTCCGGCTGGGTCAGCACCGGCAGACCGGCGTTGCCCGGCCGGGGCCCGGTCAGCGGGCCGTCCACGGTCAGGCCGGGCGCCATGGCCCGCAGGTCGGAGGCGGGCGCCGCGACGTCCACGTGGTCGAATCCGTCGCCCAGGACGTGCGCCAGCGGCGCCCGCACGTCCAGGCCGGGCAGCCCGCCCTCTACCGGCAGGCGCGGCAGCGCGCGCTCCGGCAGCAGCCTGCCCTCGACGAACCGGGGCCCCTCGGGGCTGCCCGCGGTGGGCAGCGGCAGCTCGCCGCCCACGCTGGGCAGTTCCATGCCGAGGGCGCTCTCGGCACCGCCGAGCGGCACGGGGACGGGAACCGTCCCGACCGCGGCGGCGGGGGTGGCGGCGGCGCCGACGGCTGCCGCCACGCCCGTGACAAGGGCGGCGAGGGTTCCTCGGGTGGTCGACTTCATGTCAGGCACGGTCCCTTTCAGGATTCGGTGGCTCAACGTCCGCACCGCTCAACGAGAGGGGTGCGGCGACCAGCGCACAATTCGCCCGGGTGCCGCAGTAGTACGACGGACACCAAGTACGACCGGTACGGCGGGCGGGGCGGCCGGGGCGGGCGTCAGCTCCGCAGCGGCAGGCCGCCGAGCAGCGGACCGGCCGAGGAGTTCAGGCTCTGCGTGGCGCCGTCGACCGTGTGGAGCAGCGAGCCCTTCTTCTCGGTGTCGAGCGCGTCGGACTGGTGCTTGACCGGCATGACGTCGATGGGTTCCCTGGTCAGCGAGTTCACGGCGCCGTTGAGGCTGGTGGGCGTCAGGTCGGAGGTGTTCTGGGCGAACGCGGGCGCGGCGGCGCCGACGGCGACCAGGGATCCGGCGAGGACGGCGGCAGCCTTGAGGGACTTCATCGTGCTCCTTTGGCGGGTCGCGGCGACGGGGTCACGTCACCGGGCGGGGACGGGGTCTCCCTGCCCAACGAGCCCCGCGCGGACCGGAAACCCCGGCGCGGGAGATTGCCGAGTCCTCATACGAGATCCTCCGCATATGAGATCTCCCGCGCGGGCGCGCGGGGACATGTAATAGGGGGATCGAGGCCCACCCGAGGCTGCGGCGCGCGCAGGGCGCGCGGCGGACACACGACAGCCGCCAACTCGTCAAATGGTCGATCAGTCAGCAGTTCCCAGTAGCACCCCGCACTGGCAGTCCGAGGGCTGGGCCAACACCGGCTACCCGGGGTTTCCCGGTCCGGAGAAGCTGATCGTCCGCATCCATGAGGACGACTGACCCCGACAACCATCACCCCCGCACCACAGCGAAGAGCACCCCGCGTCCGTCGCGGCGCGGGGTTTTCTTCGTTGCGGGTGGCAAACCTGCGCTTCTGTGCTTCAGAGCTTCTGTAAGCCGTCGAGGAGCTTGAGAAGCGTGTCGGGGTCGGACTGCGGCAGCACGACGTTCGAGAGGTCTTTGGGCATCCTTCGCGGGAGCGGTTGAACGACGCCGGGAAGCGCCAGTTCGGCCCACACCACCTTGCCGCCCGTGCTCAGGAAGAAGTGGCCGACATGGAGCGCCAGCGCCTCGACGATGGCCGGCCCCTGATGACGTCCTCGCGCCGCTTCGTCTCCTCCTCCAGGACGGCGGTCAACGAAGCCACGCTCGACCGCCTGGAGCGCGGCAAGGGCCGCCCGCGGAAGCGCACCTTGATCGCACTGCTCAACGAATACGGCGTCGACCAACAGCAGCGGGAAGCGATCTCGGCGCTTTCAGACCAGGTGGACGAGCAGGGTTGGTTGCGGGCAGCGAATGCACTCACGAAGTAGTGGGACGACGCCCAGTCTGGTGGCTACCCCGCAGTAAGGGCGCGTTCCGAGGGGTATAGGAGCAGGTCAGCCGCTCGGTAAGGCCCCTCGGCCGTCGTGCCCTACCGGGCGTGCCGCTGCGCTGCCAGTACCGGAATCGCTGCGATTTTCTCGGCCGTCAGGTCATCCCAGACCAGGCCGGGCGGACGCCTGCGGTTGGTGCAGCGGATCACTTCGTCGGGCGTGACGATGTAGTCCACCGAGAAGTCGTGCTCCGTCTCCGGGATCTCATCCTCGACCACCTGGAGTGCGTGGACGGGCGCGACGATCACGGTCGACTCAGTGACGAGGCCGGCCTCGACAAGAAGTGCCACTTCAAGGTCGGAGTACCCGGCACCCTTGCCGATGCGCGCTCCGGAGCGGTTCACCGCGACGCTGCCGCAGACGACTATGTCGATCGGGCGCATCGCATCCACGCCGACCCGCTGGGCCACCTGAGCCGCCCCCTTCTTCTCGGCGGCTTCACCGGCAGGAACGGTCAGCGTCTCGGGGTCGAGCAGGAAGAACGGTTCGAGACTGGCCATCCTCGGTACCGCCATGTAGAGGAGCTTTCCGTCTTCCAGCGCACGCGTCCGGATGGGAAGCTGCGCCCAGTCGGGATTGGCCTTGATCGTGGTCGCCTGCTGCCACTCGTCCAGTTCGGCCAGACGCTCCGCCGTGGCCTGCGTGCCGTAGAAACCGGGGATCTTCCCGTACGAGTCCGCCGGGGCACCGCCGCCGTCAATCAGGCGACGCCACGCCTTCTCGCGCAGTACCTGCTTGGCCTGGTCGATGTCCGCCACGCGCGTCCCCACCCGTTCTCAGATCGCCGCCATCAGGGCGAACAGCCGATCGTTGATCTCCTGCGCCCACGGTTCCTGCCGCCACTGCCGCAGCTCTCGCCCAGCAGAGAACGCCAGGTTAAGCCCGCCACCCCCACGGGTCAGCTCGACAGCATCAATGGTGCGATGCAGGGCACTTGCGGCCTCATCGAGCTTGCCTTGACGGAGCAGCGCAAGCGTCAGGTTGCCCAGCGCGATGGCCTGAGATTTCTTCTTCCCCGCCAGGGCGCGGGTGGTCATGCGGAGGATGGGCTCCGCCAGCTCCGGTAAGCCGAGGAAGAGGTAACACGAGCCCGACAGTCGATTGAACTCGTTGACCGTGTAGTGCCGGGCCGCCACGTCATCGGCGTCCACCCGGTCAAACTGGGCCTCGGCCTTCTTGAGGGCGCTCTCGCACTCGGTGCGCGACCCGATCATGGCGTGCCCCTCAGCCACGTGCAACAGCGACAGACCGGTAAGGGAGGGGCTGGTCTTCTTCGCTACTTCGGCCGCCTGCTCGGCGAGCGTGGTTCCCCGCTGCGGGTTCTTCTCGCCGTACAGCGCCACGAAGCTCATGCGCAGGGTGGCGTAGGACTCGACCGACGTGTCTCGGACGTGGCGCGCTGCCCCGACCGCTTCTTTGAAGTACCCCATCGGGGCTTGGTGGTCGCGTCTCTGGCTGACGTCCCACACCAGTTGCCCCATGAAGGTTGCCAAGTCGGCCTCGACCTCGAAGAGCGCCCGACGCACACGCGGGTTCGTCGCGTTCTCACGGAGGAACTTCACCTGTCCGTGGAGGTGACCGGCAGGCCCGAGCAGGCCAGCGGACGACGCCTGATCGTAGGACTCATCAAGTTGTCGAAGCTGTTCGTGCAGGTAGGCGACGGCGACCAAGTCGGCGGAGCCGGGATGCTGGAGGACGTAGTTCATACGTTCGCTCGGTTGCCGCTGAATGACGGTAATGTCGTCCAACATTTCTTGCAGTTGGTCGCCCGAGATGCCGAGCGCCTGTGCGAGCTTTGGACGGTGCCACGGCTGCGGTTCGGTTTCGGCGCTCTCCCACCGGACGACGGTGGTGCGCTCGACCCCGAGCACGGTGGCGAGTTCTTCTTGAGTGAAGCCGGAAGCCTTCCGGCGCTGGGCCAGCCGCACCCGCTTGGCTGCCATCTGTCACCTCTTTGGGTGTAGGCCGAAGTTTCACCATAGCCAGTGGGGCTACGTCGGTGCAGGCCAAACGGACGACGCAACATCACTGCGTCATGGGTGCGTCACGCGTGCGGTGGGTTTTCGCAGGTCAGGTGGCTTTCCTGGTGGGCCGGACGGGGCTTCGGCAGCGCGGTACGCCTACCGTCACCCCGTCCATCCAGGCCCGCCAGGAGGACGGATGCGACCCGCCATGTTTGGTTACCTGCGCCTCTCGCCCAGTGGCGAAGAGAGCGACGAAGACCACTCGACGCAAAGCGAGTTGAAGGACTACGCCAACCGTGAGGGATTCACCCTGGAACGCGTATTCACGGAGAACGCCCCCGGTTCTGAGCACGCCTTCTTCTCGATGGTCGAAAAGCTCAAGGGCTCCGACGTGAAGAACGTGATCGTGCCCTCCTTGTGGCACTTCGCGCGCTTGCCCGGCCTCCAGGAGGCCATGCGGCAGCACATCGAACGAGAGATCGGCGCTCGACTCTGGATCGTCCAGGGGGTACGGGGATGACCCACAGCGAAGGTGCGCCGTTCCTCTTCGGCTACATGCGCGTTCCGGACGACATGACCGACGAGGAGGTACAGCAGAAGCAGGACGACATGGCGCGGTACGCCGAGGTCGAGGGCTTCACCATGGCAACCGTGTTCCACGAGTTCATGAACGGCGGGATCAACGTCTTCGTGGAGCTGGCCGAGGCCATACAGCGCGCCGAGGCCCGTCACGTGATCGTGCCGTCCTACCGCGACCTGGCGCTGACTCGCCCGCTCCAGGACGCCATGGCGCTCCACCTGGAGCAGACGGCGGGTGCAGAGATCGTCAGCTTGGACGAGCGCTCGTGACCCAGCACCAGGACGACGAAGAACCCTTCTACTTCTCCCAGCGCGCCCGCTTCATGGATCAGCTGAACTTGGCGGCGGTCGGCTCGGCGGTGAGTGTGTCCCGCCACTTCATCCGGCTCTCGCTCAGCAAGTGGCACGCCCGCTCCATCGAGGGGGACGCCGCCCTTGTCGTCTCCGAGCTGGTCACCAACGCCGTCAAGGTGACGGGTGTTCTCGACCGCCAGCCGACCTGGATGGAGATGGAGACCTTGAGTCTCGTCACCGTGCGGCTGGTCGGTCTCGACACGAGCGTCGTCATCGAGGTGTGGGACACCTCCCAGAAGATGCCCGTGCTCCAAAAGCCGGACGACGACACCGAAGGTGGACGCGGCCTGCTGCTCGTCGAGGAGACCGCCAAGGACTGGGGCTCCTACCGGACGCCGCGGGGGAAGTTGGTCTGGGCGGAAATCCCGGTGCCCGAGGCCACCCCGGCGACGCTGCCGCAGCGCCGTAAGTCGGAGCGATCCAGCGTCAGGCCGGCGGCGAGGGCAGATCCCTGGCTTCTTGGGAGCCTGCTCGTCGGACTCCAGACCATCTGGAGGACGGCAGCGGACTACGCACTCGCTGAGCCGGGCGACTGGCAGTAACCCCAGGTACCACCGCCCAGACAACAAAACAGGCTCCCCCTCGTGTGACGGGCGGTACGGAACACCCTGACGATCTACGGACGCCGGGGTGTTCTTGTGTGTAGAGCTGTCACGACTTCCGGCGCCGCTGTGGGCGGGTCGGCGGCACCAAGGTGATGGCTGAACAACTCGCTCGGCTGGCAGAGTTGAACGAGCTGGACAACGTCACGATCGGGGCTCTCTACTTGGACAAACCCCACGAGATCGGTCGCTACGACGAGGCGTTCACGGCGATCTGGGGTGCTGCCTTGCGCCAGCAAGACACGCAGACCCTTCTTCACCAAGGCGACGGTCCAGCAGTCGGCCGCACCAACGGCCGCTGCGGAGCCGCCACAGGAACCTGAGCAGCCATTACGTTCCGTTTGTAGCCCCCGCCATGAGGGAGATCCGGAGGTTTCCGGGGGTGCATGGGCATACACACGACTACGCGGCCGGTACGGCGGCTGGAGAGCCCTGGGCCCTCCAGCCGCGGGTACGGATCCGGGTTACGCCCCCGCGGCGCCCGCCGCCACCGGAACGGTCGCCGCCGGGGCGGGCGCCGCGGGCACGGTGATGTCGGGGACGCCGATCTCGGGGATCTGGACGTCGGGGATCTGGAGGTCGGGGACGGCCGCGACGGGATCCGTCAGGGCCGGCAGGGTCGAGGCGGTGGCCGCCGGAGCCGTGCCGGAGGTGGCGGGCTGCGTGGACAGGCCGCCGGCCGGCAGGCCGGTGCCGACCAGCGCGGTGAGCTCCTTGACCAGGCTGTCGGTGGCGGGGAGCACCTGGGTGCTGTCACCGGCGGCGATCGCCTTGAGCAGGCCGTCAAGGGCCTTGCGCACGGCGGCCAGCGCGTCGCTCGTGGGGTCGGCGGCGCGCGGCGCGGCGACCCGCGGAGTACCAGCGGCGGGCAGCAGGACACCCGTGCTCACAGGGGCGCCGGGCGCGGCTGGTGCGGCGGGAGCGGCGGCGAAGGGCACCGTGGACGGTGTGGTGGACGTGGCCGCCGAGGGGGCGGTCTGGGCCGTGCCGGCGGCGACCGCCGCGCCCACCTGGGCCAGGGCGTCCTTCGCCGCGGTGCCGAGCTTCTGGGTGTCGGCGGCCGACAGCACGCCCTGCTCCGGGTCGAGCACGGCGGTCACCAGATCGCGGACCGGGGCGAGGGCGCCGCCGAGTCCGGCGAGGTTCTGTACCTGGCCGAGCAGTGTGCCGGGGTCGGGGAGCGGGGTCCGCGGCGCCGCCGCGGGGCCGCTCCCCCGGACCGAGCCGGCCGCCATGGCGGCGGGGCCGCCGATCCCGGCCAGAAGGGCGGCGCAGAGGGCGGTGGAGGCGACACGCCGTGCTGGCAGACCACGCATGGGGGTTCCTTTCGCTGAGCACCGGATCTGGAGCCCACCGTGGAAGCGCTGGTCGCGGTCCGCAACCGATCATCCACCCACCGCGTACGCCCGCCCCCTGCCGCCGTGCGACGCCACGCGGTCCCACCTGGCGGGACGCGCATCCGGGGGGCTCCGGCGCGCGCCGTCCGATCGGGGGAACGGCACGGCCGCCCTCCCGCGGGCGCCCGCACAGCGGTGGGCGCCGGTTCCCGGGAGGGCGGCCGGCCGGAGGAGGTTCGCTGCGCCGGTGTCAGCCGTTGACGCAGGTGTTGCCGAACGCCGGGTTCAGCAGACCGATGACGTTGATGGAGTTGCCGCAGACGTTGACCGGCACGTGCACCGGGACCTGGATCACGTTGCCCGAGATGACGCCCGGCGAGTGGGCGGCGACGCCGCTCGCACCGCTGTCGGCGGCGGCGATGCCGGCACCGCCGGCGACAGCCGCGGCGGCGGCGGAGGTAAGGACCAGGCCCTTGGCGATACGCGACATGGAAAGGTGCTCCTTGCAGTTGACACACAAACACCCGGGCGGGCTGCCCGGCGCTGGGGTCAACGCGCGGCGCGCCCCCCGAGTTGTGCCGCCAAAAGAGTGATCTCCCGATCGGACCGGCTTCACAGTTCCGACACACTTGCCTGCTTTCGTCGCATAAGTACCTTTCGCGACTAGAGTTGCGGACCTCTTGCCCCACCCCTTTGTCGGCTTTATCGGCCATCCGAAAGAGGCAACGACGGTCATGCGGCTCCTTCTTCGGCCGCGGGTCCTGCACCTCACCCAGCCCGTGGACGGCGGGGTCGCGCGCGTCGTGACGGACCTGGTGCGGGCGCAGCTCGCGGACGGCTTCGGCGTGACCGTGGCCTGCCCGGACGGCGCGGACGGCCCGCTCGGCGGGTATCTCCGGGCGCTCGGCGCGGATGTGCGCCCCTGGAACGCGGCGCGCGCGCCGGGGTGGTCGCTCCTCGGGGAGGTGCGGCGGCTCACCCGTCTCGTCGACGACGTACGGCCCGATCTGGTGCACGCGCACAGCGCCAAGGCCGGGCTCGCCGGGCGGCTGGCCGTGCGCGGGCGGATCCCGACCGTGTTCCAGCCGCACGCCTGGTCGTTCGAGGCGGTCGGCGGCGGCACCGCGGCGCTCGCGCGGGCGTGGGAGCGCTGGGGGGCGCGTTGGGCGGCGCGGGTGGTGTGTGTCAGCGAGGAGGAGCGCGCGACCGGCCTGCGCGCCGGGATCACCGCGCACTGGCACGTCGTCCCGAACGGCGTCGACCCCGGGCACTTCTCCCCGGCCCCCGGCCCCGTCGACCCCGGGCACTCCTCCCCGGCCCCCGCCGACCCCACCGGCCCCACCGGCCCCACCACCGCCGGGGACACCTCCCGCGGCCCGCTCGTCGTCTGTGTCGGGCGGCTGTGCCGGCAGAAGGGGCAGGACGTGCTGCTGCGGGCCTGGGGCCCGGTCGCCGAACGGGTGCCCGGGGCGCGTCTTGTGCTGGTCGGGGACGGCCCCGACCACGACCGGCTGCGGGACCTGGCCCCGCCCTCCGTGGCGTTCACCGGCGCCGTCGCCGACCCGCTGCCCTGGTACCGGGCGGCCGACGTGGTGGTGCTGCCGTCCCGGTGGGAGGGCATGGCGCTGGCCCCGCTGGAGGCGATGGCGTGCGCCCGGCCGGTGGTGGTCGCGGACGTCGGCGGCGCCCGGGAGAGCCTGCCGCCCGCGCTCGCCGCGCGCTGCCTGGTGCCCGCCGGGGACCCGGTGGCGCTGGCCCGCGCGGTGACCGCCCTGCTGCTCGACGCGCCGCTGCGCGCGGAGCTGGGCCGGCTCGGACGCGCCCATGTGCTGTCCGCGCACGACGTCCGGCGCCGCACCGCCGCGGTCACGGCGCTCTACCACGACCTGCTCGCCGCCCGCCCCGGCGCGGCCCGCCCGGCACCGCAGGCGCCGCCGGCCGAGCACGCCGTGCCCTCCGAGCACAGGGAGTCCACTCACTCGTGACCGCGGAAAGCACCGTCCCCCCGCCCGGTCTGGCCCCCGGCCTGCCGCCACGCGACCACGCAGGCACGGCCGTCCCGGTCCGCGGGCCGCGCCGCCAGGCACCCGGGTTCCGTTTCCCGGCCCGCCGCCGGCGTCCCCCGGTACCGGCGGGCGCGCCGCTGCCGCTGCTCCTCGCGGACGGTGCCGCCGCCCTGCTGGGCGCCGCCGCCGCGTTCGCCGGGGCCGAGCACCGGCCGCTGCTCGTCGCCCTGCTCGTGGCCGCCACCCTGCTGCTGCGCCCGCAGCCGCCCGCGCCGCCGGTCCCGGCGGTCCTGGACGAACTGCCCGCCGTGTGCGGCCGGATCGCGGTGTCCTGGCTGGCGCTGGCCGCGCTGGTGGCGGCGTACCGGCCGGAGCACGCGCTGACCGCGGCCACCCTGCTGGCCGGGTGCGCGCTCCAGGCGGCGGTGGGCTGCGCGCTGCGCGGCGCGGTGCACGCCCGGCGGCGCGCCGCGCTGCTGCGGCGTCCGCGCGCCACCCTGGTGATCGGCCCGGAGGCGACCGCCCAGCGGGTGGCCGCCGCCCTGCTGCGGCACCCGCGGTGCGGGATGCGGCCGGTCGGGGTCGTCGCCGAGCGCCCCCGGGGCGGCTCGGACGGGCTGCCGGTGCTGACCTGCGGCGAGGACGTCGAGCGGGCGGTCGTGCAGAACGGGGTGCGGGCGGTGCTCGCCGTCCACCCGTGCGTACGGGCCGAACAGGGGCCGCTGCTGCGGGCGCTGGCCGAGTCGGGCTGCGCGGTGTGGGAGGTCGACGCGGACTCGCCGTCGTACGCCTCCAAGCAGCGGCTGGCCGGGTTCTCCTGCCGGCGGCTCTCGATGGCGCCCGCGCGGCGCGGCAGCGCGGGCAAGCGGGCGCTGGACGTGCTGGTCTCCGGGCTCCTGCTGCTGCTCGCCGGGCCGCTGCTGCTGGGCTGCGCGGTGCTGCTGCGGCTGGCCGACGGGCCGGGCGTGATCTTCCGGCAGGAGCGCATCGGCCGGGACGGCAGGCCCTTCACCCTGCTGAAGTTCCGTACCCACCGGCCCGCCGACGCGCACGAGTCGGCCACCCGCTGGAGCGTCGCGGGCGAGCGGGAGATGCGGCCGTTCTGCCGGATGCTGCGGCGCACCTCGCTCGACGAGCTGCCGCAGCTGTGGAACGTGCTGCGCGGCGACATGAGCCTGGTCGGCCCGCGCCCCGAGCGCCCGTACTTCGCGCTCCGGTTCAGCCAGGACCACCCCGGCTACGCGGCCCGCCACCGGATGCGCACCGGCATCACCGGGCTCGCCCAGGTGCACGGGCTGCGCGGGGACACCTCGATCGAGGACCGGGCCCGCTTCGACAACGCCTACATCGACAACTGGTCGCTGTGGCAGGACGTCTGCATCCTGCTGCGCACCGCGGTCGCGCTGGTGCGGCCGACGGGGAGCTGACCGACGTGTCCCAGGCCGCCCTGCCCGAGCCGGCGCACCGCGCCACCGAGGCCGCCCCGCCGCCCGCGCGGCGCGCCGGGCCGGTGGTCCGGCGGGTGCCGTACGGTCCGGTGCTGCCCGTGCTGGCGGTCCTCGCGGCGCTCGCCGTGCCGGTGGCGCCGGGCGGCGCGGGCGGCGCGGGTCCGGCCGACGTGGTCTCCGGGCTGCTGGTGCTGTGCTGCGCGCTGCGGCTGCTGCGCGCGCGGCGGCGCCCGCTGACCCCGGTGGCCGCCGTGGTGCTGGGGCTGCCGGTGGCGGGCTTCGCCCTGGCGGCGCTGACCGCGCTGGCCGTGTCTCCCGCGCCCGCCGTGTGCGCGGGGCTCGCCCGGTATCTCCAGGTGTTCGTGCTGGTCCCGGCGGCCGTGCTGCTGCTGGTCCGGGACCGCGCCGACTTCCGGGTGGCGGCCTGGGCGTTCGTGGGCCTCGCGCTGTTCCAGGGCGCCGTGGGCACGCACCAGTACCTCACCGGGACCGGCGCCTCCTACCAGGGCGCGCCGGTCCGGGCCGTCGGCACCTTCGGTGCCGGGGACGTGATGGGCATGGCCACGGCGGTCGCCCTGGGCCTGGTGTGCGCGGCCGGTCTCGCGCTCGGCCGGGACACGCGCGCGCGGGAGCGGGCGGTGGCCGCCGGATGCGCGGCGGTGCTGCTCGTGCCGCTGGCGCTCTCCTTCAGCCGGGGCGCCTGGATCGCCACGGCCGTGACCTGTGCGGCGCAACTGCTGCTGGCCGGGGTGCGGC
The sequence above is drawn from the Streptomyces sp. SAT1 genome and encodes:
- a CDS encoding tyrosinase family oxidase copper chaperone, producing MRSGNGGTPAQAGSTAADGTGGAVAGAADTGGSTRREVTRRLLTCAAVAALAPVTAASRPPGTAAGTGTSPWSTPGGTAFDETYRGRRIRGVWTPERGAGGTGQWYVTVDGRPLHLMRRADGTWLSMVDHYGSYRTPLEAARGAVDEMGPGRRLRDLAPGPVGAGAPYAGSYTGGEHGGVHA
- a CDS encoding 5-formyltetrahydrofolate cyclo-ligase, encoding MADIDQAKQVLREKAWRRLIDGGGAPADSYGKIPGFYGTQATAERLAELDEWQQATTIKANPDWAQLPIRTRALEDGKLLYMAVPRMASLEPFFLLDPETLTVPAGEAAEKKGAAQVAQRVGVDAMRPIDIVVCGSVAVNRSGARIGKGAGYSDLEVALLVEAGLVTESTVIVAPVHALQVVEDEIPETEHDFSVDYIVTPDEVIRCTNRRRPPGLVWDDLTAEKIAAIPVLAAQRHAR
- a CDS encoding helix-turn-helix domain-containing protein — protein: MAAKRVRLAQRRKASGFTQEELATVLGVERTTVVRWESAETEPQPWHRPKLAQALGISGDQLQEMLDDITVIQRQPSERMNYVLQHPGSADLVAVAYLHEQLRQLDESYDQASSAGLLGPAGHLHGQVKFLRENATNPRVRRALFEVEADLATFMGQLVWDVSQRRDHQAPMGYFKEAVGAARHVRDTSVESYATLRMSFVALYGEKNPQRGTTLAEQAAEVAKKTSPSLTGLSLLHVAEGHAMIGSRTECESALKKAEAQFDRVDADDVAARHYTVNEFNRLSGSCYLFLGLPELAEPILRMTTRALAGKKKSQAIALGNLTLALLRQGKLDEAASALHRTIDAVELTRGGGGLNLAFSAGRELRQWRQEPWAQEINDRLFALMAAI
- a CDS encoding recombinase family protein, whose protein sequence is MRPAMFGYLRLSPSGEESDEDHSTQSELKDYANREGFTLERVFTENAPGSEHAFFSMVEKLKGSDVKNVIVPSLWHFARLPGLQEAMRQHIEREIGARLWIVQGVRG
- a CDS encoding recombinase family protein — its product is MTHSEGAPFLFGYMRVPDDMTDEEVQQKQDDMARYAEVEGFTMATVFHEFMNGGINVFVELAEAIQRAEARHVIVPSYRDLALTRPLQDAMALHLEQTAGAEIVSLDERS
- a CDS encoding ATP-binding protein; translated protein: MTQHQDDEEPFYFSQRARFMDQLNLAAVGSAVSVSRHFIRLSLSKWHARSIEGDAALVVSELVTNAVKVTGVLDRQPTWMEMETLSLVTVRLVGLDTSVVIEVWDTSQKMPVLQKPDDDTEGGRGLLLVEETAKDWGSYRTPRGKLVWAEIPVPEATPATLPQRRKSERSSVRPAARADPWLLGSLLVGLQTIWRTAADYALAEPGDWQ
- a CDS encoding chaplin, translated to MSRIAKGLVLTSAAAAAVAGGAGIAAADSGASGVAAHSPGVISGNVIQVPVHVPVNVCGNSINVIGLLNPAFGNTCVNG
- a CDS encoding glycosyltransferase, which gives rise to MRLLLRPRVLHLTQPVDGGVARVVTDLVRAQLADGFGVTVACPDGADGPLGGYLRALGADVRPWNAARAPGWSLLGEVRRLTRLVDDVRPDLVHAHSAKAGLAGRLAVRGRIPTVFQPHAWSFEAVGGGTAALARAWERWGARWAARVVCVSEEERATGLRAGITAHWHVVPNGVDPGHFSPAPGPVDPGHSSPAPADPTGPTGPTTAGDTSRGPLVVCVGRLCRQKGQDVLLRAWGPVAERVPGARLVLVGDGPDHDRLRDLAPPSVAFTGAVADPLPWYRAADVVVLPSRWEGMALAPLEAMACARPVVVADVGGARESLPPALAARCLVPAGDPVALARAVTALLLDAPLRAELGRLGRAHVLSAHDVRRRTAAVTALYHDLLAARPGAARPAPQAPPAEHAVPSEHRESTHS
- a CDS encoding exopolysaccharide biosynthesis polyprenyl glycosylphosphotransferase, whose amino-acid sequence is MTAESTVPPPGLAPGLPPRDHAGTAVPVRGPRRQAPGFRFPARRRRPPVPAGAPLPLLLADGAAALLGAAAAFAGAEHRPLLVALLVAATLLLRPQPPAPPVPAVLDELPAVCGRIAVSWLALAALVAAYRPEHALTAATLLAGCALQAAVGCALRGAVHARRRAALLRRPRATLVIGPEATAQRVAAALLRHPRCGMRPVGVVAERPRGGSDGLPVLTCGEDVERAVVQNGVRAVLAVHPCVRAEQGPLLRALAESGCAVWEVDADSPSYASKQRLAGFSCRRLSMAPARRGSAGKRALDVLVSGLLLLLAGPLLLGCAVLLRLADGPGVIFRQERIGRDGRPFTLLKFRTHRPADAHESATRWSVAGEREMRPFCRMLRRTSLDELPQLWNVLRGDMSLVGPRPERPYFALRFSQDHPGYAARHRMRTGITGLAQVHGLRGDTSIEDRARFDNAYIDNWSLWQDVCILLRTAVALVRPTGS
- a CDS encoding O-antigen ligase family protein, giving the protein MSQAALPEPAHRATEAAPPPARRAGPVVRRVPYGPVLPVLAVLAALAVPVAPGGAGGAGPADVVSGLLVLCCALRLLRARRRPLTPVAAVVLGLPVAGFALAALTALAVSPAPAVCAGLARYLQVFVLVPAAVLLLVRDRADFRVAAWAFVGLALFQGAVGTHQYLTGTGASYQGAPVRAVGTFGAGDVMGMATAVALGLVCAAGLALGRDTRARERAVAAGCAAVLLVPLALSFSRGAWIATAVTCAAQLLLAGVRRALTAGAVLAAAAVVLVGGLGVGTALLAERFDSITRVADAPDQSVRDRYALWSAAVGSWREHPVTGVGLKNFPQVRDGHAPLSLSAASDTGGAGAAFRRQPLLSPHDMYLLVLSEQGLAGLTAVAGSWLALLVCALRGLRRERPARAGGPACGLIACGLLLWQLVDFAYGDIGGPSTVLTALSIGLVAWWATVAEPGPGGVAR